The Candidatus Limnocylindrales bacterium genomic interval TCGCCAGGGCCGTCTGGCGCGAAGCACGCACTTCGACGGGAACCTGGTAGGTTGCGCCGCCAACGCGCCGCGAGCGGACCTCGACGGCGGGGCGGATGTTGTCGAGAGCACGCTTGAACAGCTCGACGCCGCTTTCCTTCGTGCGGTCTTCGACGAGCTGGACGGCGCCGTAGAAGATGGCCTCGGCGGTGCTCTTCTTGCCGGCCATCTGCATGGAATTGATGAACTGCGTGACGACCTTCTCGTGATAGAGCGGATCGGGCAGCAGCTCGCGCTTCTTGGCAGGTCCTTTTCGCGACATCGTCTCTTACCGAATGCCTATCGCACTACTTGGGGCGCTTGGCGCCGTACTTGGAACG includes:
- the rpsG gene encoding 30S ribosomal protein S7, translated to MSRKGPAKKRELLPDPLYHEKVVTQFINSMQMAGKKSTAEAIFYGAVQLVEDRTKESGVELFKRALDNIRPAVEVRSRRVGGATYQVPVEVRASRQTALAIRWLISNARSRPERTMRDRLAGELIDAANNRGGAVKKREDTHRMAEANKAFAHYRW